The Amycolatopsis sp. 195334CR genome window below encodes:
- a CDS encoding Fic family protein, which yields MAEFQDERWEPSFDGPTRSSRRGGRYRSYIPDGLTERPLMLDPALSVRAQEVEASVRRLATSPRSRCLEGLARFLLRSEALASSRIEGLQVSAQQVALAELAQTDHSVTRGFTGNAALVANNIHALKQATTALATAPALDLPGIDALHRALLPDEKHQGLREVQNWIGGSDWSPVDADFVPPKPALVEPLMADLTAYLNGGAHAPLVQAALAHAQFETIHPYTDGNGRVGRALIHTVLVRRGLTPGAILPISLVLLTRSRAYIDGLNSYRYQGPSTSAAARAGIAAWLATFLEAADAAATQADKFSEAIEELTRHWQRRLAEYRSGQGVRSQPRANSASAKLLIALPEIPVLTTRTAERALGVSFPAARTALEEFAEAGILSRKQVDRGTTGYLANEVFDLLTFAERELASTQWDTRKAKPGRAVPARPQN from the coding sequence GTGGCCGAATTCCAGGATGAGCGCTGGGAGCCGTCCTTCGACGGCCCCACGCGGAGTTCGCGGCGAGGCGGCCGATACCGGTCCTACATCCCGGACGGCCTGACGGAACGCCCGCTGATGCTCGACCCCGCGCTCAGTGTCCGCGCCCAGGAGGTCGAGGCGAGCGTCCGGCGGCTGGCGACCTCGCCGCGATCGAGGTGCCTCGAAGGACTCGCGCGCTTCCTCCTCCGCTCGGAGGCACTCGCCTCCTCCCGGATCGAAGGGCTGCAGGTCTCCGCCCAGCAGGTCGCACTCGCCGAACTCGCCCAGACCGACCACTCGGTGACCCGCGGTTTCACCGGAAACGCGGCCTTGGTGGCGAACAACATCCACGCGCTCAAGCAGGCCACCACCGCGCTGGCGACCGCGCCGGCGCTCGACCTCCCCGGCATCGACGCGCTGCACCGCGCCCTCCTGCCGGACGAAAAGCACCAGGGACTCCGAGAGGTCCAGAACTGGATCGGCGGAAGCGACTGGAGTCCCGTGGACGCCGACTTCGTGCCGCCGAAACCGGCTCTGGTCGAACCACTCATGGCAGACCTGACCGCCTACCTCAACGGCGGCGCCCATGCGCCACTCGTCCAGGCAGCGCTCGCCCACGCCCAGTTCGAGACCATCCACCCGTACACCGACGGCAACGGCCGCGTGGGCCGCGCGCTCATCCACACCGTGCTCGTGCGTCGCGGCCTCACCCCGGGCGCGATTCTCCCGATCAGCCTGGTGTTGCTGACCCGTTCCCGCGCCTACATCGACGGGTTGAACTCATACCGCTACCAGGGCCCGTCGACCTCGGCAGCGGCCCGCGCGGGGATCGCGGCGTGGCTGGCCACCTTTCTCGAAGCGGCTGACGCCGCGGCCACCCAGGCGGACAAGTTCAGCGAGGCGATCGAGGAACTCACCCGGCACTGGCAACGCCGACTGGCGGAATACCGCTCGGGCCAGGGGGTTCGTAGTCAGCCTCGGGCCAACTCGGCCTCGGCGAAACTCCTGATCGCGTTGCCGGAGATCCCGGTGCTCACCACGAGGACGGCCGAGCGTGCGCTGGGAGTGTCGTTCCCGGCCGCGCGCACCGCGCTGGAGGAGTTCGCCGAAGCCGGGATCCTGAGCCGGAAACAGGTGGATCGCGGCACCACCGGCTATCTCGCGAACGAGGTGTTCGACCTGCTCACCTTCGCCGAACGCGAACTGGCCAGCACACAGTGGGACACCCGGAAGGCGAAGCCCGGCAGAGCAGTTCCAGCCCGACCGCAGAACTAG
- a CDS encoding TetR/AcrR family transcriptional regulator, with the protein MSTTQSSGLSGRRQQAAQNDGIILDAAREVFLADPKAPVSAVAKRAGVGISALYRRYPGKEDLLRHLCHEGLRRYNAEAEAALQEPDAAAAFTGFVERVVDADVHSLTVHLAGTFTPTAEMGADAMRANELATTLLSRAKDAGAVREDAVPQDIGLALEACSAIRAPDATRTRELRRRVLAMLLRTLSTVEDAPLPGPAPRPGELSGRWKPEN; encoded by the coding sequence ATGTCCACTACGCAGAGCAGCGGCCTGTCGGGTCGCCGTCAGCAGGCCGCGCAGAACGACGGCATCATCCTCGACGCGGCGCGCGAGGTCTTCCTGGCCGATCCGAAGGCGCCGGTGTCGGCCGTGGCGAAGCGGGCGGGGGTGGGCATCAGCGCGTTGTACCGGCGGTACCCGGGCAAGGAGGACCTGCTGCGGCACCTGTGCCACGAGGGGCTGCGCCGGTACAACGCCGAGGCCGAGGCCGCCTTGCAGGAGCCGGACGCCGCCGCGGCGTTCACCGGTTTTGTCGAGCGCGTGGTCGACGCCGACGTGCACTCGCTGACCGTGCACCTGGCGGGCACCTTCACCCCGACCGCGGAGATGGGCGCCGACGCGATGCGCGCCAACGAACTCGCGACCACCCTGCTTTCGCGGGCAAAAGACGCCGGCGCCGTGCGCGAGGACGCGGTGCCGCAGGACATCGGGCTGGCGCTGGAAGCCTGCTCGGCCATCCGGGCCCCCGACGCCACCCGAACCCGCGAACTCCGGCGGCGCGTGCTGGCCATGCTGCTGCGCACCCTGTCGACGGTGGAAGACGCCCCACTGCCGGGCCCGGCCCCTCGGCCGGGCGAGCTGAGCGGCCGCTGGAAACCGGAAAACTAG
- a CDS encoding epoxide hydrolase, which translates to MIPFRVEIPQTALDTLADRLEHAFLPNELPSIGTAYGMPVDRVRELLRYWREEFDWRALEARLNAYPQFTTEIDGEDIHFLHVRSSREDATPLILSHGWPGTILEYLDVIELLTEPADGPAFHLVIPSLPGFGFSGPTRTPGWNRYRTARAWAELMKRLGYQRYGAVGNDGGSLISPEIGRIDPEHVIGVHVTQLFSFPSGDPAEMADLSEADQAALKHLQWFYDNHFAFNQLHSQSPQTLAFALADSPVGLLAWNAQLFGESLDPAFVVGNVAIHWLTGTSGSAIRFYYEDAHATEQPTEPTTTPTGLAMFAGDFQSIRRFAERDHHRITSWNSYDTGGHYAAHEAPEVLAADVRDFFATID; encoded by the coding sequence GTGATCCCCTTCCGCGTCGAGATCCCCCAGACCGCCCTCGACACCCTCGCCGACCGCCTCGAGCACGCGTTCCTCCCGAACGAGCTCCCCAGCATCGGCACCGCGTACGGCATGCCGGTCGACCGCGTCCGCGAGCTGCTGCGCTACTGGCGCGAGGAGTTCGACTGGCGCGCGCTGGAAGCCCGGCTGAACGCGTACCCGCAGTTCACCACCGAGATCGACGGCGAGGACATCCACTTCCTGCACGTCCGCTCGTCCCGCGAGGACGCGACGCCGCTGATCCTCAGCCACGGCTGGCCCGGCACGATCCTGGAGTACCTCGACGTCATCGAGCTGCTCACCGAGCCCGCCGACGGCCCGGCGTTCCACCTGGTCATCCCGTCCCTGCCCGGCTTCGGCTTCTCCGGCCCGACCCGCACCCCCGGCTGGAACCGCTACCGGACCGCCCGCGCCTGGGCCGAGCTGATGAAGCGCCTCGGTTACCAGCGGTACGGCGCGGTCGGCAACGACGGCGGTTCGCTGATCTCGCCGGAGATCGGGCGGATCGACCCCGAGCACGTCATCGGCGTGCACGTCACGCAGCTCTTCTCGTTCCCCTCCGGCGACCCCGCCGAAATGGCCGACCTGAGCGAGGCGGACCAGGCCGCGCTCAAGCACCTCCAGTGGTTCTACGACAACCACTTCGCCTTCAACCAGCTGCACAGCCAGTCGCCGCAGACGCTGGCCTTCGCGCTCGCCGATTCCCCGGTCGGCCTGCTCGCCTGGAACGCGCAGCTGTTCGGCGAATCCCTCGACCCGGCGTTCGTCGTGGGCAACGTGGCCATCCACTGGCTGACCGGCACTTCCGGCTCGGCCATCCGGTTCTACTACGAGGACGCGCACGCCACGGAGCAACCCACCGAGCCCACCACCACGCCGACCGGGCTGGCCATGTTCGCCGGCGACTTCCAGTCGATCCGCCGGTTCGCCGAGCGCGACCACCACCGGATCACCAGCTGGAACTCCTACGACACCGGCGGCCACTACGCCGCGCACGAGGCGCCGGAGGTGCTCGCCGCGGACGTGCGGGACTTCTTCGCCACGATTGATTGA
- a CDS encoding zinc-binding dehydrogenase has protein sequence MLRVEEVPAPVAGPGQVVVGVAVADVLFLEAQLRGGWGAEYFGLAPPYTPGTGVAGRVLSTGEGVDPAWVGKDVVAGIDGGGYAEQALVPAANLVEIPGGLDTRTAAALLQTGPAALSLIDAAKLQPGTRVLVTAAAGGLGTLLVQLAKAAGAHVTAAARGTEKLELARELGAAEAIDYTTENWTDGLEVDVVFDGVGGEIGRAAFHTATRHFFAYGVPSGAFTEIDEADRRRIEVTGIEQVQFGPAELRDLVARVLDEAAADRVKPVIGRTFPLARAADAHATMESRAVLGKTLLLA, from the coding sequence ATGCTGCGGGTGGAAGAGGTCCCGGCCCCGGTCGCGGGGCCGGGGCAGGTGGTGGTCGGCGTCGCCGTCGCCGACGTCCTGTTCCTGGAGGCGCAACTGCGCGGCGGCTGGGGCGCCGAGTACTTCGGCCTGGCGCCGCCCTACACCCCGGGCACCGGCGTGGCCGGGCGCGTGCTGTCCACCGGCGAAGGCGTCGACCCGGCCTGGGTGGGCAAGGACGTGGTCGCCGGGATCGACGGCGGCGGGTACGCGGAACAGGCGCTCGTCCCGGCGGCCAACCTGGTGGAGATCCCCGGCGGCCTCGACACGCGGACGGCCGCGGCACTGCTCCAGACCGGACCGGCGGCGTTGAGCCTGATCGACGCGGCGAAGCTCCAGCCGGGCACCCGCGTCCTGGTCACCGCCGCGGCCGGCGGCCTCGGCACCCTCCTCGTGCAGTTGGCCAAGGCGGCCGGCGCACACGTGACCGCGGCCGCCAGGGGAACCGAGAAGCTGGAGCTGGCCCGAGAACTCGGTGCCGCCGAAGCGATTGACTACACCACCGAGAACTGGACGGACGGCCTCGAAGTGGACGTGGTCTTCGATGGCGTCGGCGGGGAAATCGGCCGCGCCGCCTTCCACACGGCCACCCGCCACTTCTTCGCCTACGGTGTGCCGAGTGGCGCGTTCACCGAAATCGACGAAGCCGATCGCCGCCGGATCGAGGTGACCGGGATCGAACAGGTGCAGTTCGGCCCGGCGGAATTGCGCGACCTGGTCGCCCGGGTGCTGGATGAAGCGGCGGCGGATCGGGTGAAACCGGTGATCGGGCGGACGTTCCCGCTCGCGCGCGCGGCCGACGCGCACGCCACCATGGAAAGCCGGGCGGTGCTCGGCAAGACCCTGTTGCTCGCGTGA
- a CDS encoding NADP-dependent oxidoreductase yields MAQAIRYAEYGGPEVLELQEITLPEPGPGEVRIVVHAAGMNPIDWKIRSGAFTPGEELAAPRGTGIEAAGVVEAVGPDVDTVAPGDEVFGNVGGGAAATHAIAKAANLVPKPDWLGFEEAAALPVAAETSVRVLRYLDVHSGQTLLVHAAAGAVGLVASQLAIARGLTVVGTASQGRHEFLRELGVRPVTYGDGWVDRVREAAPNGIDAVLDASGRGVLAESVALTGDPAKVVTIAGGDTAETGVHFSSGGADTVPAAEVFTEALPLLRSGRLRLPVAKTFPLAQAADAHRLSEDGHVLGKIVYRVA; encoded by the coding sequence ATGGCCCAGGCAATCCGGTACGCCGAATACGGCGGCCCCGAAGTACTCGAACTCCAAGAAATCACGTTGCCCGAACCGGGTCCCGGCGAAGTCCGGATCGTGGTGCACGCCGCCGGGATGAACCCGATCGACTGGAAGATCCGCAGCGGCGCGTTCACCCCCGGCGAGGAACTGGCCGCGCCGAGGGGCACCGGGATCGAAGCGGCCGGGGTGGTCGAGGCGGTCGGGCCCGACGTGGACACCGTCGCCCCCGGCGACGAGGTGTTCGGCAACGTCGGTGGTGGTGCGGCCGCCACGCACGCCATCGCCAAGGCCGCGAACCTCGTGCCCAAGCCGGACTGGCTCGGGTTCGAGGAAGCCGCCGCGCTGCCGGTGGCCGCGGAGACCAGCGTGCGCGTGCTGCGCTACCTGGATGTCCACTCAGGACAGACGTTGCTGGTGCACGCGGCGGCGGGCGCGGTCGGGCTGGTGGCGAGCCAGCTGGCGATCGCGCGCGGGCTGACCGTGGTCGGCACGGCCAGCCAGGGACGGCACGAGTTCCTGCGCGAGCTGGGCGTGCGACCGGTGACCTATGGCGACGGCTGGGTCGACCGGGTGCGAGAGGCCGCGCCGAACGGGATCGACGCGGTGCTCGACGCCTCCGGCCGCGGCGTGCTGGCGGAGTCGGTCGCGCTGACCGGCGACCCGGCCAAGGTGGTGACCATCGCCGGCGGTGACACCGCCGAAACCGGCGTCCACTTCAGCAGCGGTGGTGCCGACACCGTGCCCGCGGCGGAGGTGTTCACCGAAGCGCTGCCACTGCTGCGAAGCGGGCGGCTGCGCCTGCCCGTGGCGAAGACCTTCCCCCTGGCACAGGCCGCCGACGCGCACCGGCTCAGCGAAGACGGCCATGTGCTGGGGAAGATCGTCTACCGCGTGGCTTAG
- a CDS encoding YciI family protein — MRFMVLLKSDEGEAQTGRAPTEAEMTEMAKFNEELVGAGVLITGEGLAPSSQGAKVKLSKDGATVTDGPFTEAKELIAGFWMLDVPSLEEAISWVKRIPGPEQEVEIRRVLEAEDFGEAFTPELQEKEAKMRAAVAEQRD, encoded by the coding sequence ATGAGATTCATGGTCCTGCTGAAGTCCGACGAGGGCGAAGCGCAGACCGGCCGCGCACCCACCGAGGCCGAGATGACCGAGATGGCGAAGTTCAACGAGGAACTCGTCGGGGCCGGGGTGCTGATCACCGGTGAGGGGCTGGCGCCCAGCTCGCAGGGGGCCAAGGTCAAGCTCAGCAAGGACGGCGCGACCGTCACCGACGGGCCGTTCACCGAGGCCAAGGAGCTGATCGCCGGCTTCTGGATGCTCGACGTGCCGTCGCTCGAAGAGGCGATCAGCTGGGTGAAGCGCATCCCCGGCCCCGAGCAGGAGGTGGAGATCCGGCGGGTGCTCGAGGCCGAGGACTTCGGCGAGGCCTTCACCCCGGAACTCCAGGAGAAGGAAGCCAAGATGCGCGCCGCGGTGGCCGAGCAGCGCGACTAA
- a CDS encoding alpha/beta fold hydrolase codes for MRERITRSGDVELWTQAIGDAGAPALLLNAGDCQSSMDWPQNLVRLLAEAGHLVLRYDYRDTGRSTHREFPAAPYDFDDLARDAVAVLDAWDVDRAHALGFGMGSAISQLLALDHRERLFAMTLLGSCAMDVDFFGNWERALTGEPTLDGLPTPKRWFVEMAFNPTDISEVEFYRRLSGDELPFDEAELVRRLATARAHADPVEPVAEHPHGSIRQDWTTRAADLPGLTTPALVVEAPLDPIHPPPHARHLAEVLPDARLITIPGMGHHLATAIHQRLTDEVTAHTLASLDATAR; via the coding sequence ATGCGCGAACGAATCACCCGATCCGGCGACGTCGAGCTGTGGACCCAGGCGATCGGCGACGCGGGGGCACCGGCCCTGCTGCTGAACGCCGGCGACTGCCAGTCGTCGATGGACTGGCCGCAGAACCTGGTGCGCCTGCTGGCCGAAGCCGGTCACCTGGTCCTCCGCTACGACTACCGCGACACCGGCCGGTCCACCCACCGCGAATTCCCCGCGGCCCCCTACGACTTCGACGACCTCGCCCGCGACGCGGTCGCCGTGCTCGACGCCTGGGACGTCGACCGGGCGCACGCGCTCGGGTTCGGCATGGGCTCGGCGATCAGCCAGCTGCTCGCCCTCGACCACCGCGAGCGGCTGTTCGCGATGACCCTGCTCGGCAGTTGCGCGATGGACGTGGACTTCTTCGGCAACTGGGAGCGCGCGCTGACCGGCGAACCCACGCTCGACGGCCTGCCCACGCCGAAGCGCTGGTTCGTCGAAATGGCGTTCAATCCCACGGACATCTCGGAAGTGGAGTTCTACCGGCGGCTTTCCGGTGACGAGCTGCCGTTCGACGAAGCCGAGCTGGTGCGGCGACTCGCCACCGCCCGCGCGCACGCGGATCCCGTTGAGCCGGTGGCCGAGCACCCGCACGGTTCGATCCGGCAGGACTGGACCACGCGGGCTGCCGACCTGCCGGGCCTGACCACACCCGCGCTGGTCGTCGAGGCCCCGCTCGACCCGATCCACCCGCCACCGCACGCGCGGCACCTCGCCGAGGTGCTGCCGGACGCGCGGCTGATCACCATTCCCGGCATGGGCCACCACCTGGCCACCGCGATCCACCAGCGACTGACCGACGAGGTCACCGCGCACACGCTGGCGAGCCTCGATGCCACCGCCCGCTGA
- a CDS encoding HPr family phosphocarrier protein: MLSTRVTIGSSVGLHARPARLLAEAAGKQTASVRIGRSEDALVDAASILAVMSLGVGGGEDVVLVVEGEGAEETLRELSELLAQDLDAAVPA, translated from the coding sequence GTGCTCAGCACACGAGTCACCATCGGGTCCTCCGTCGGCCTGCACGCGCGCCCGGCCCGCCTGCTCGCCGAAGCCGCGGGGAAGCAGACCGCCTCCGTCCGGATCGGCCGCTCCGAAGACGCACTGGTCGACGCCGCCAGCATTCTCGCGGTGATGTCGCTTGGCGTCGGCGGTGGCGAGGACGTGGTGCTGGTGGTGGAGGGCGAAGGCGCGGAGGAGACGCTGCGCGAGCTGTCCGAGCTGCTGGCCCAGGACCTCGACGCCGCCGTCCCCGCCTGA
- a CDS encoding VOC family protein, with protein MEKMIPLLPCTSINETLDFYGSLGFEVTYRQQAPNVYAALAFEGIDLHFYVLKGLVPQDNFSTCYVVTDRVDVLYERFTGGLRAALGKLPSRGFPRVNPVKNLRSGNRQFIVIDPSGNYVRIGQPIAEQTNGLAKGPLGGPKLARTLETATMFADSHDDPESAVRVLDRALALDEEVPAALRFRALVLRADLAVRLGADEEAVAFLSEVDKIDPEAGPAVADERRRVQDLREQLLDRVKQT; from the coding sequence ATGGAGAAGATGATTCCGCTGCTGCCCTGCACCTCCATCAACGAAACGCTGGACTTCTACGGTTCGCTCGGCTTCGAGGTCACCTACCGGCAGCAGGCGCCGAACGTGTACGCGGCGCTCGCCTTCGAAGGCATCGACCTGCACTTCTACGTGCTGAAGGGCTTGGTGCCGCAAGACAACTTCAGCACCTGCTACGTGGTGACCGACCGCGTGGACGTGTTGTACGAGCGGTTCACCGGCGGGCTGCGGGCGGCGCTGGGCAAGTTGCCTTCGCGTGGCTTTCCGCGGGTGAACCCGGTGAAGAACCTGCGGTCCGGCAACCGCCAGTTCATCGTGATCGACCCGTCGGGCAACTACGTCCGCATCGGCCAGCCGATCGCGGAGCAGACCAACGGGCTGGCCAAGGGGCCGCTCGGCGGGCCGAAACTGGCCCGCACGCTGGAGACCGCGACCATGTTCGCCGACTCGCACGACGACCCGGAATCCGCCGTGCGCGTGCTCGACCGCGCACTGGCGCTCGACGAGGAAGTGCCTGCGGCGCTGCGGTTCCGCGCGCTGGTGTTGCGCGCCGATCTGGCCGTGCGGCTGGGCGCGGACGAGGAAGCCGTCGCGTTCTTGTCCGAAGTGGACAAAATCGATCCGGAAGCGGGGCCGGCGGTGGCTGACGAGCGTCGGCGCGTCCAGGACCTGCGGGAACAGCTACTCGATCGGGTGAAGCAGACGTGA
- a CDS encoding GlxA family transcriptional regulator, with the protein MTTVAFLLVPELHLLDLAGPAQVFSSAADLGLGYRLRYLAERPEVPTAQGVPLGAEVAWPTLTRDDLLFVPGWRAPELRHNGPIAPETLAWIRAHHRAGGLVASVCAGADALGRAGLLDGRRCTTHHGLQDELARRYPLATVVRDVLYVTDGRVVTSAGIASGIDLSLHLIAMRHGPGFAARIAREMVVYARRNGEEPQASSMMRHRDHLNDAVHRIQDLIDERFAERLLLADLARTAGCSERTVTRLFGRVTGLTPLRYQQVLRLERAEHLIGQGMTVEHAARSVGFEDARMLRRLRSRA; encoded by the coding sequence GTGACCACTGTCGCCTTCCTGCTGGTGCCGGAGCTGCACCTGCTCGACCTCGCCGGCCCGGCCCAGGTGTTCTCCAGCGCCGCGGACCTCGGACTGGGCTACCGCCTGCGTTACCTCGCCGAACGGCCGGAAGTGCCGACGGCACAAGGGGTTCCGCTCGGCGCCGAGGTGGCCTGGCCGACGCTGACCAGGGACGACCTGCTGTTCGTCCCTGGCTGGCGCGCGCCGGAACTGCGGCACAACGGGCCCATCGCGCCGGAAACGCTGGCCTGGATCCGCGCGCACCACCGCGCCGGCGGCCTGGTGGCCAGCGTTTGCGCCGGGGCCGACGCGCTCGGCCGGGCCGGGTTGCTCGACGGCCGCCGCTGCACCACCCACCACGGCCTCCAGGACGAGCTGGCTCGCCGCTACCCGCTGGCCACCGTGGTGCGCGACGTGCTCTACGTGACCGACGGCCGGGTGGTCACCTCGGCCGGGATCGCCAGCGGCATCGACCTCTCCCTGCACCTGATCGCGATGCGCCACGGGCCCGGCTTCGCCGCGCGGATCGCCCGCGAGATGGTCGTCTACGCCCGGCGCAACGGCGAGGAACCGCAGGCCAGCTCGATGATGCGGCACCGGGACCACCTCAACGACGCGGTGCACCGCATCCAGGACCTGATCGACGAGCGCTTCGCCGAACGCCTGCTCCTCGCCGACCTCGCGCGGACGGCCGGGTGCAGCGAGCGCACGGTCACCCGGTTGTTCGGCCGGGTCACCGGCTTGACCCCGCTGCGGTACCAGCAGGTCCTGCGCCTCGAACGCGCCGAGCACCTGATCGGGCAGGGCATGACCGTCGAGCACGCGGCCAGGTCGGTCGGCTTCGAGGACGCGCGCATGTTGCGCCGCCTGCGTTCGCGGGCCTGA
- a CDS encoding isochorismatase family protein, translating to MNRALLVIDVQESFRQRDNWRHVSAPDIVERVNRLVTAARADGDLVVWVLHDEPGTGNVFDPASGFVRLMDGLEPEPGEPLLHKTAHNAFTTTNLQQTLTARGVREVVVCGIRTEQCCETTARVASDLGYDVTFVTEATATTPLGHWTAPVDRTADEVLADPRTLRVEEVIARTEYALAGRFATIRTIDEVAGTLTGS from the coding sequence ATGAACAGAGCCCTTCTGGTGATCGACGTCCAGGAATCGTTCCGGCAGCGGGACAACTGGCGGCACGTCTCGGCCCCGGACATCGTCGAGCGGGTCAACCGGCTGGTGACCGCCGCCCGCGCCGACGGCGACCTGGTGGTCTGGGTGTTGCACGACGAGCCCGGCACGGGGAACGTCTTCGACCCGGCGAGCGGGTTCGTCCGGCTGATGGACGGGCTCGAACCGGAGCCCGGCGAGCCGCTGCTGCACAAGACCGCGCACAACGCCTTCACCACCACCAACCTCCAGCAGACGCTGACCGCGCGGGGTGTGCGCGAGGTGGTGGTCTGCGGCATCCGCACCGAACAGTGCTGCGAGACCACCGCGCGCGTCGCCTCCGATCTCGGCTACGACGTCACCTTCGTCACCGAGGCGACGGCCACCACGCCGCTGGGGCACTGGACGGCGCCCGTCGACCGGACCGCGGACGAGGTGCTCGCCGACCCGCGCACGCTCCGGGTGGAGGAGGTCATCGCGCGGACCGAGTACGCACTGGCCGGCCGGTTCGCCACCATCCGGACCATCGACGAGGTGGCGGGTACGCTGACCGGATCGTGA
- a CDS encoding TetR/AcrR family transcriptional regulator: MDTRDRLIESTRELLWTRGYVGTSPKAIQQHAGAGQGSMYHHFDGKPELALAAIERTAEDLRAKAEAELSGPGKASERITAYVRRERDMVRGCPIGRLTQDPEVVGSPELRRPVEETFDWLRNRLAEVIIEGQADGEFTGLDPRDTAATVVATLQGGYVLALASGSPEGFDRAVDGVLNLLVRRP; encoded by the coding sequence ATGGACACGCGCGACAGGTTGATCGAGAGCACGCGCGAGTTGCTCTGGACGCGCGGGTACGTCGGCACCAGCCCGAAGGCCATCCAGCAGCACGCGGGCGCCGGGCAGGGCAGCATGTACCACCACTTCGACGGCAAGCCCGAACTCGCGCTGGCCGCGATCGAACGCACGGCCGAAGACCTCCGGGCGAAGGCCGAAGCCGAACTTTCCGGGCCCGGCAAGGCATCTGAGCGCATCACCGCCTACGTGCGCCGCGAGCGCGACATGGTGCGCGGCTGCCCGATCGGCAGGCTCACCCAGGACCCGGAAGTGGTCGGCAGCCCCGAACTCCGCCGCCCGGTCGAGGAAACCTTCGACTGGCTGCGCAACCGGCTCGCCGAAGTGATCATCGAAGGCCAGGCCGACGGCGAGTTCACCGGACTGGACCCGCGTGACACCGCGGCCACCGTGGTCGCCACGCTGCAGGGCGGGTACGTGCTGGCGCTGGCTTCCGGCTCGCCGGAAGGGTTCGACCGCGCCGTCGACGGGGTGCTGAACCTGCTCGTCAGGCGGCCGTGA
- a CDS encoding DUF4865 family protein: MQAMQYEITLPADYDMGIIRHRVATRGSALDDFAGLGFKAYCVREREEHGVNQYAPFYWWDSGEAMNRFLWSDGFRGLCDSFGRPPISHWLGVEVVRGPARTATTAVRTSESIVDGEAPADAVARARTDTVGDSVYATVLAIDLRRWELTRFTLHAGEVPARQGIHYRVLHLSDPGQRRA; this comes from the coding sequence ATGCAGGCGATGCAGTACGAGATCACCCTGCCCGCCGACTACGACATGGGCATCATCCGGCACCGCGTGGCGACCAGGGGCAGCGCGCTCGACGACTTCGCCGGCCTCGGGTTCAAGGCGTACTGCGTGCGCGAGCGCGAGGAGCACGGGGTCAACCAGTACGCGCCGTTCTACTGGTGGGATTCGGGCGAGGCGATGAACCGGTTCCTGTGGAGCGACGGCTTCCGCGGCCTCTGCGACAGCTTCGGCAGGCCGCCGATCTCGCACTGGCTCGGCGTCGAGGTGGTGCGCGGACCGGCGCGCACGGCCACCACCGCCGTCCGCACCTCGGAGTCCATTGTGGACGGCGAGGCGCCCGCCGACGCGGTGGCCCGCGCCCGCACGGACACCGTCGGCGACTCGGTGTACGCCACCGTGCTCGCCATCGACCTGCGTCGCTGGGAACTGACGCGGTTCACCCTGCACGCCGGGGAAGTCCCGGCGCGGCAGGGCATCCACTACCGGGTGCTACACCTGTCCGATCCGGGTCAGCGTCGGGCGTAG